The sequence GCCGCACGACCACGGTCATCACCATCACGATACCGGATCGCTGAGCGACCGCCGGCTCGCCTGGGCTGTTGCTGCAAATGTCGTGCTGACGGTCGCACAGATCATCGGCGGCATCGTTGCTGGGAGCCTTGCTCTCGTCGCGGATGCGCTGCACAACCTGAACGATGCCGCTTCGCTCGGCCTCGCGCTGTTCGCCCGCAAGATCGCCCGCCGCCCCGCGCATAAGGGAATGACGTTCGGCTACAGCCGTGCCGAGGTGATCGCAGCATTGATTAATCTGGTCACGCTGATCATCGTCGGCCTCTATCTCGTTTACGAGGCTATCGCCCGCTTCTTCGCGCCCGAGCCGATCGCCGGATGGATCGTGGTGATCGTCGCCGGAATCGCGCTCGCGGTCGATGTCGTCACCGCGATGCTCACCTACGCGATGTCGAAGGAGAGCATCAACGTGAAGGCGGCGTTCGTGCACAACGTCTCGGATGCGCTCGCCTCGGTCGGCGTCATTGTCGCCGGCACATTGATCCTCCTCTACGACCTCTATGTCGCCGACCTGGTCGTCACGGTGGCGAT is a genomic window of Constrictibacter sp. MBR-5 containing:
- a CDS encoding cation diffusion facilitator family transporter; translation: MPHDHGHHHHDTGSLSDRRLAWAVAANVVLTVAQIIGGIVAGSLALVADALHNLNDAASLGLALFARKIARRPAHKGMTFGYSRAEVIAALINLVTLIIVGLYLVYEAIARFFAPEPIAGWIVVIVAGIALAVDVVTAMLTYAMSKESINVKAAFVHNVSDALASVGVIVAGTLILLYDLYVADLVVTVAIAAYVLYQGFSMIGRTIRILMGAAPPDIEFDALIQAMESVDGVEEIHHVHVWELNERDRSVEAHVVIRESDMDRMETIKSKLKHLLGERFRIAHSTLEIELPPTASDHRHDSAVVPQH